TTGCATATCTAGCCTGCCTTGCAGTTTTTTATACTTTTCCTATTTTTTGTACTCCATGACCGAACCACTACGCCTCTCCAAACGCATGTCAGAACTCGGGCTATGCTCGCGCCGTGAAGCCGACGAATGGATCGCGCGCGGCTGGGTCCGTGTCGACGGCGTCGTCGTTTCGGAACTCGGCAGCAAGGTATTGCCAAGCCAGCGCATCAGCGTCGAACGCCAGGCCGCTGCGGAACAATCCAAACGCGTCACCATCCTGATCAACAAACCGGTCGGCTACGTCAGTGGCCAGGCCGAAGACGGCTACCAACCGGCGGTGGCGCTGATCAAGGAAGCCAACCGCTGGAGCGAAGATCGTTCGCCCACCATGTTCCACCCAACCCAGCTGCGCAGCCTGGTGCCGGCCGGCCGCCTTGATATCGACTCGGTTGGCCTACTGGTGTTGACGCAGGATGGCCGCATCGCCAAGCACCTGATTGGCGAAGAAACCAGTGTTGACAAGGAATACCTGGTGCGCGTGCGTTATACAAAAGGCGACAAATTGCCCGATGCCGATCTGCGCCGCCTCAATCATGGCCTGACGCTGGACGGCAAGCGGCTCAAGCCGGCCATCGTCAAATGGCAGAACGAGGATCAATTGAGTTTCACGTTGCGCGAGGGGAAAAAGCGCCAGATTCGCCGCATGTGCGATATGGTCGGCCTCAAGGTGCTGGGCTTGAAGCGGGTGCGGATTGGCGGCGTCAAGCTGGGTAATTTGCCCGAGGGGCAATGGCGCTATCTGGGAGCTGACGAACAGTTCTAGGCTGTTTGGAAGACCGCGTGGGCAGAATAACCTGCCCACGCCCAATAGCAATTACAGGAAACGATCCAGTATCTTGCGGCTGCCTTTGTCCAGCGCTTGCGTATCGCGGATCAGGAACTGCACGCCGTGGTTGTCGGCAATCAGCAGGCTGGTCGAGGCAATACGGCGGATATCTTCTTCGCCTTTCAGCGTAAAAGAGGCATCGCCGCGATTGGTTTCTACAAACCAGGTGCACGGCGCGTTGTAGTTGGAGACGCGCTGGATGCGCTGAATTTCCGGCATGAATTCGCGGCTGGCCAACTCCTGTTCGACCATAGCCCGGGTGTCATCGGCCAGATCGCTCAATCGCATGATCCAGGCCAGCTCCTGGCCATCGGCATTGACCAGCGCGATGCCATCGTCCGGTGCGCCAATCGGAAAAGCCCGCACCGGCACTACGCCCTCAAAGCGATCGCCATTCGCTGCTGTAAACACCAGCTTGCCGAACGCATTGCGGCTCAGTGTGAAATCATGTGTTGTCATGCCACGCTCTCATCGTTTTCTTCGCTATCTTCATCAACCAGCTGCGGCGCCCCTTCGGCGCCATCGGCATTACGTAACTGCGCCTGGTAGAGACGATAGTAGGCGCCTTCGCGCAGCATCAGCTCGTCGTGATTGCCGACCTCGACAATCTGGCCACGATCCAGCACCACCAGCCGGTCGGCCTTGCGCAAGGTCGACAAGCGATGGGCAATCGCGATCGTGGTGCGGCCCTGCACCAGGTTGTCGAGTGCTTTCTGGATTTCTTTTTCTGTCGTGGTGTCGACCGACGATGTCGCTTCATCCATGATCAGGATGCGCGGATCGATCAGCAGCGCACGCGCAATCGAAATACGCTGGCGCTCGCCGCCGGACAAGGCCTGGCCGCGCTCGCCAACCAGCGAGTCGTAGCCCTGCGGCAGGCGCAGGATAAATTCGTGCGCATGCGCTGCCCGTGCTGCCGCGACGATTTCCTCGCGTGTGGCGTCCGGTTTGCCATAGCAGATATTCTCGGCAATCGTGCCGAAGAACAGGAACGGCTCCTGCAGCACCAGGCCGATATTGCGGCGGTATTCGGAAATCGGCATCGAACGGATATCGACACCGTCGAGCCGGATCGATCCCTCCGACACATCATAAAAACGGCAGATCAGATTGACCAAGGTACTCTTGCCGGAACCGCTGTGGCCCACCAGGCCGATCATCTCACCCGGCTTGATCGACAAGCTGACACCGCGCATCACGGCGCGGTTGCCGTAACGGAAACCGATGTCGCGCAATTCGATGGCGCCTTTGACATGCTCCAGATGCACCGGATTGGCCGGCTCCGGCACGCTCGATACGTGATCCAGGATTTCGAAGATACGCTTGGCGCCGACCGCCGCTTTTTGCGTTACCGAGACGATCCGGCTCATGGAATCGAGACGGGTATAAAAGCGGCTGATGTAAGCCAGGAATGAAGCCAGCACACCGACCGTGATTTCGTTCTTGGAAACCTGCCAGATGCCGAATACCCACACCACCAGCAAGCCGACTTCCGTCAGCAAGGTCACCGTCGGCGAGAACAGCGACCAGATCTTGTTGACCCGGTCGTTGACCAGCAGATTGTGCTGGTTAGCCTCGCGGAAACGGCCAGCTTCGCGCTTTTCCTGGGCAAAAGCCTTGACCACGCGAATGCCGGGAATGGTGTCGGCCAGCACATTCGTGACTTCTGCCCAGATGCGGTCGATCTTTTCAAAACCGTGCTTGAGGCGATCACGCACCACATGGATCATCCAGGCGATGAACGGCAGTGGGATCAGCGTTACCAGCGCCAGCCACGGATTGATCGAGAACAGGATCACCGCGGTCATGATGATCATCAGCACATCGATGGCGAAGTCCAGCAGATGCAACGACAGGAACACGCAGATACGGTCGCTCTCGGAGCCGATACGCGCCATCAGATCGCCAGTGCGCTTGCCGCCGAAATACTCCTGCGACAGGCGCAGCAGGTGTTCATAGGTAGTGGTGCGCAAATTGGCGCCGATCCGTTCGCTGACCAGCGCCAGGATATAGGTACGGGCCCAACCCAGGCTCCAGGCCACCAGCGCCGACGCCAGCAGGCCGGACAAATAGAGTTTGACCAGATAGACATTGATCGGCTTGCCGTTCTGATAAGGGATTAGCACGTTATCCATCAGTGGCCCCATCAGATAAGGCGGCACCAGCGTGGCGGCAGTGGAAATCAGCATCAGGATGAAACCGAGCAACAGCATGCCCTTGTACGGCTTGGCAAAACGCGCCAGGCGGAACAGCGCCCAAGTCGACGACGGCGCCCTAGCTTTCTCCGGGCAGATCAGGCATTCATCGCTGCCGGCCGGCAGCGGCGCCTGGCATTCAGGACAAACGGCTTGCGCCTGACGCTGCGCAGAGCGCCCTGCCAGATGATCCTCGCGTTGCTGCTCAAATACCTTGATCAGGCGCAACGCGTCGATGTTGAGTCCGAGCGTGTAGCGCCAGCAGGCCAGCTGCCGTTGTTCATCCTGCAACTCCAGGCTGCCGACGCCGGCATGGTCGTGATGCTTGAGCTTCAGCTGCGGGCCGTAAGGCCAGGCGCGCCAGGCGTTTTCTTTCGCCATCCTGGCCAGCACGCGGTGGTTCGTCACAATGACCAAACCACGCGTAAAATGAAGCGACGCGTCGAGATCGACTTCCAGGAAAGCCAGGATTTCCTCTTGCGGCGCGAGTTGTGATGTCACATCGGCGCGCAAGGATTCGGGCAATGTATTGGACAAATAATTGCCAGTATGAGAATTAAGGGATAAAGGATTGCTTTTCATCTAAACGGCATGGTGTGTCCGCAAGCATGGTGACCAGCGGACCGGATGGAATTTTGTGTGAAATCGCCACAATGGCGCACATCGTCTGCCGCAAGTATTATATCCTATCGGGTTTTTCTGAAACGTTACTATTCGTTACCATTTAACACTATCTTTTTTACGAATTGGAGTTTTGTTGTAAACCAATTCGCAAGTGGTGCGTTACAAGTTCTTGCAGCATGTTGAAAAGAGCATAAATAGATATAAATAGTATTTTTTCAACATTCGCCAAGGCCGTCTTGGCCGCTGCCCCTAGCCTCATTGCTGACCCATGAAAAACATAGAAATTCTCCGTATCATGTCGCTGCGCGGACCAAATATCTGGACGTATCGATCAACCCTTGAGGCGTGGATCGACATCGGCGAGCTGGAAGATTTCCCGTCCAACACCCTGCCCGGCTTCAATCAGCGCCTGACCACCTGGCTCCCTTCCCTGATCGAGCATCGTTGCAGCTACGGTGAACGCGGCGGCTTTGTGCAGCGCCTGGAAGACGGCACCTGGCCGGGCCATATCCTCGAACACGTTACCCTTGAACTGCAAAACCTGGCGGGCATGCCGGGCGGTTTCGGCAAGGCGCGCAGCACGTCGGTGCGCGGCGTCTACAAGGTCGCGGTCCGTGCTCGCCATGAACAAGTCACGCGTGCTGCCCTGTACGCCGCGCGCGACCTGGTGATGGCGGCGATTGAAGACAAGCCTTTTGATGTCCCTGCCGCGATCGGCACGCTACGTGAAATGGTCGATTCCCGTTGCCTGGGACCAAGCACCGCCTGCATCGTCGAAGCAGCGGACGAGCGCCGCATCCCGTCTTTCCGCCTGACCGAAGGCAATCTGGTGCAGTTGGGCCACGGCATTCGCCAGCGCCGCATCTGGACCGCCGAAACCGACCAGACCAGCGCCATCGCCGAAAGCATCTCCAGCGACAAAGACCTGACCAAGAGCCTGCTGCAGGCCTGCGGCGTTCCGGTGCCGGAAGGACAACTTGTAGAAAGCGCAGCGGAAGCCTGGGAAGCAGCCGAAGATATCGGCCTGCCGGTAGTGGTCAAGCCATCCGATGCCAACCATGGCCGCGGCGTCTGCATCGACCTGACTACCCGCGCCGAAATCGAAGCCGCCTATGAGATCGCCCTGCGAGAAGGCAGCAGCGTGATCGTTGAACGCTTTATCCGCGGCAACGAACACCGGTTACTGATCGTCGGCGGCCGACTGGCCGCGGCGGCACGTGGCGAACCGGTATCGATTACCGGCGATGGCAAATCGACAATCTTGCAATTGATCGATGCACAACTCAATTCCGATCCGCGCCGCGGCGAACTCGAAGAATGTCCGCTGAGCCTTGTGCTGCTGGACCAGGAACCGGCCGCGCGGCTGGAGCTGGAACGTCAAGGTTACAACGGCGATTCCGTGCCGGCCGCAGGCAAGGTGGTACTGATCCAGCGTAACGGCAATGTCGCCATTGATGTCACCGACCTGGTGCATCCGAGCGTAGCCGCCGCTGCATCCCTCGCCGCGCGCGTAGTGGGACTGGATATCGCCGGGGTCGACCTGGTGACGGAAGATATTTCGCGGCCGCTGGAAGAGCAACGTGGCGCCATCGTCGAAGTCAATGCCGGACCTGGCCTGCTGATGCATCTGAAGCCGGCTGAAGGCAGCCCGCGCCCTGTCGGCAAGGCGATCGTCGAACACCTGTTCGCGGCAGCTGACAATGGTCGTATCCCGATCGTCGGCGTCACCGGCACGCACGGCAAGACTACCGTTGCGCGCCTGATTGCCTGGCAGCTGCACCTGAGCGGGAACCATGTCGGCCTGGCCTGCGGCAATGGTTTGTACTTTGCCCAGCGCCAGGTGGAAACCGGCGATTGCGCCAATTGGGAGTCGGCACAACGCGTGCTGATCAATCGCGCGGTCGAAGCTGCGGTGTTCGAAAACAGTCACGACACCATCCTGTCTGAAGGCTTGGTCTACGATCGTTGCCAGGTCGGCGTTGTAACCAATATCGCGACAAGCGACAGCCTGCCGCAGTACTACATCGCTGATGCTGAAGAAATGGTGAAAGTGACCCGCACCCAGGTCGATGTGGTGCTGCCGACCGGCGTCGCCGTACTGAACGCCGCCGATCCGCTGGTGGCGCCAATGGCTTCACTGTGCGACGGCGAAGTCATTTTCTTTGGCATCGATCCGGCACTGCCCGTGATTGCCGAACATATTGCGCAAGACAAACGCGCCGTGTTCATCCGCAACGAACAGATCATGCTGGCGATCGGCAAGAATGAAATGCTGCTGGCGGACATCACGACGGTGCCGCTGCTTGTGCATCGCAAGGAACAATTCCAGATTGAAAACGTGCTGGCAGCGGTTGCAGCCGCCTGGGCACTGGATATTTCCCACGATTTGATACGTGCAGGAATCGAGACTTTTGAGCTGGCTTGACGGATTTGAATAAAAATTGCGTGAGCGTCATGTCCACGCGTGCGGAAATATGCAATGTGAGTGGACCGGGAATGACGCGTGGGCGCTGGTGCCCGCCCCGCCCGGTCTCACAATGACTAAGTAAGAGCAAATAGGAAAACTTGTTGATGGACGTTTCACGTATCCGAGTACTTCGCGGCCCCAATCTGTGGAGTCGACATACCGCTATCGAAGCCATTGTTTCCTGCAACGAAGCCGAGCGAGCAATTGCCGGCATCGCCGGCTTCGAGACAAAGTTGCGTGAACGCTTCCCGCAGATGGGCTTCCTGGAGCCCAGCAGCAAGAAAGAAGTCGTGTCGATGGCACACGCGCTGGAAGCAGCCGCGCTTGGGTTGCAATCGGAAGCCGGTTGCCCGGTAACCTTCAGCCGCACCGTGCCGACACTGGAAGCCGGCGTCTATCAGGTGATCGTTGAATACAGCGAGGAAGATGTCGGCAAGCTGGCATTCGAGATAGCACAGGAACTTTGCCTGGCGGCACAACAAGACAAACCATTCGACCTGGCCGGCGCATTGGCGCGGCTGCAGGAACTGGATGAAGACATCCGTCTCGGACCGAGCACCGGCTCGATCGTGCAGGCCGCCGTCACGCGCGGCATCCCGTTCCGCCGGCTGACGGCGGCAGCATGGTGCAGTTCGGCTGGGGCAGCCGGCAACGTCGCATCCAGGCTGCAGAAACCAATCACACCAGCGCCATCGCCGAATCGATCGCACAAGACAAGGACCTGACCAAGAAGCTGTTGAATGCTGCCGGCGTTCCAGTGCCGATGGGTCGAGTCGTGTCGAGCGCAGAAGACGCTTGGGCAGCAGCACAGGAAATCGCCAGCCCGGTTGTCCTCAAGCCACGCGACGGCAATCAGGGCAAGGGGGTAGCAGTCAACATCACGGCTCGCGAGCAGGTCATGGCGGCTTTCGAAGTTGCGTCGAAAATCTGTTCTGAAGTGATCGTCGAGCGTTACTTGCCGGGGCACGATTTCCGCCTGCTGGTGGTCGGCAATCAATTGGTGGCAGCTGCGCGCCGCGATCCGCCGCAAGTCATTGGCGATGGCGTGCACACCATCAGGCAGCTGGTCGATCAGGTCAACAGCGATCCCCTGCGCGGTGAAGGACATGCGACTTCGTTGACCAAGATCCGCTTCGATGCAATCGCACTGGCAACGTTGGTCGGACAGAATTACACTGCGGACTCGATTCCGCAGCAAGGTGTACGGGTTGTCTTGCGCAATAATGCCAACCTCAGCACTGGCGGCACCGCTACCGATGTCACCGAGGATGTTCATCCCGAACTGGCGGCGCGCGCAGTCGCTGCGGCGCAAATGGTCGGGCTCGACATTTGCGGCGTCGATGTGGTTTGCAATAACGTCCATCAGTCGCTGGAAGAACAGGAAGGCGGCGTGGTTGAAGTCAATGCCGCACCCGGCTTGCGCATGCATATCAGCCCTTCTTATGGCAAGGGACGCGCAGTCGGCGCAGCCATCATGTCGACCATGTTCGACGACGGCGACAACGGCCGCATTCCACTGGTTGCAGTAGCCGGCACCAACGGCAAGACCACGACCGTGCGCCTGATCGCCCATCTGCTGGGACGCAAGGGCCTGCGCGTCGGCATGACCAATTCCGATGGGGTCTACATTGAGAAACAACGCATCGATACCGGCGATTGCAGCGGCCCGCGTAGCGCCCGCAATGTACTGATGCACCCGGATGTCGACGCTGCAGTATTTGAAACTGCACGCGGCGGCATCTTGCGCGAAGGCCTCGGCTTCGATCGTTGCGATGTCGCCGTCGTTACCAATATCGGCATGGGCGACCACCTCGGCCTGAGCTATATCAGCACCGTTGAAGACTTGAGCGTAGTGAAACGCGTGATCGTCGAAAACGTCTCCCCTACCGGTCACGCGGTCCTCAACGCCGCTGACCCGATGGTTGCCAGCATGGCTAAATCCTGCCCTGGTTCGGTGACGTTTTTTGCGCACGACTTCCATCATCCGCTGATGACTACGCACCGTGCTCAAGGACACCGCGTGGTATACCAGGACGGCAATTTCATTGTCGCCGCCAAGGGCAAGCAGGAGCATCGTCTGGCGCTGCAGGAAATTCCACTGACCCGCAACGGCACCATTCCGTTCCAGATCGAAAACGCCATGGCATCGATCGCCGCAGCTTGGGCCTTGAATCTGGATTGGGATGTGATTCGCGCCGGCCTCGGCAGCTTTGTCAATGATGCAGACACCGCGCCCGGCCGCTTCAATGTGTTCGACTACCGCGGCGCCACCCTGATTGCCGACTATGGTCACAATCCTGATGCCATCCAGGCCCTGGTGCGCGCCATCGACACCATGCCTGCCAAGCGCCGTTCAGTCGTGATCAGCGGCGCCGGCGACCGCCGCGATATCGATATCCGTCACCAGACAGAAATTCTCGGCGATGCATTCGACGAAGTGGTCCTGTATCAGGATCAATGCCAGCGCGGCCGTGCCGACGGCGAAGTACTCGGATTATTGCGCGAAGGCTTGAAAAACGCGCGCCGCACGACGGCTATCGAGGAAATCAATGGCGAATTCATCGCTATCGACACCGCGTTGTCGCACCTGTCGCCAGGCGATTTGTGTCTGATCCTGGTCGACCAGGTGGAAGAAGCTTTGGCACATATTGCCACGCGGATTGCGGAAGTCTGATTGCTCCGCTCTTTCGTCGCACGTCACAGGCTTAGTTAAGTCGGGTCAGAGTGAAGTTCCTGCGTGCTTTTTTGCAGGAACTTCACTCTGACCTCAGATGACTGGTGCTCAGATGACTGGTGTTATCTCAAGCAATCTGAGGCCACCCTACGCCGGCTTATGTCCAGTCAGTGCTGCGCCGGCATTCAAGGGCAGGCGCCGAGTGACTGGAATCGATGCCATCGAGAACAGACCGATCACAACGAAAGCCGGCCAGAAGTCTGCAGCCACGATCGTCTCGTGGCCTTGCAGGCGACTCGACAGATGCACCGCCAGGCCGCCGATGGTCACTCCCAATCCCAACGAAATCTGCTGCACCACGCTGGCCAGGCTGGTCGCCCGGCTCACGTCTGCGCTATCGAGGTCGGCATACGCCATCGTGTTGAGACAAGTGAATTGCATCGATGGGAAAAAGCCACCCAGCAGGACTACCGCCATCATGACCAGGTACGGCGTGGTCGGCGTGAACAAGCCGTAGGAAGCCAATGCCAGGCCGGCCAGCACCGCATTCCAGATCAGCACCGAACGGAAGCCGTAGCGCCGCAGCACCGAAGTGCCGATGGCTTTCATGAAGATCGCGCCGAAAGCCGAAGCGCAAGTGATGGTGCCGGCATGAAACGCGTTCATGCCGAAACCAACCTGCAACGCCAACGGCAACAGGAACGGCACCGCTCCCAGGCCGATACGGAACAGCGAACCGCCCAGTACGCTGGCGCGGAAAGTCGGGATGCGCAACAGGCGCAGGTCAAGCAACGGAAATGGTTCGCGCCGCGCATGGCGCAGATAGATATACAGGGTCAGGCCGCCCAGCAGGCACATGCAGAATGCCCATTCGGTCGACAATAGTTCGCCGTCGATCAGCGATAAGCCCAGCATCACCAGCGTGCTGCCGACCGCCGACAACACAAAACCCTTCATGTCCAACGGCTGCAGATCGTCTGATTTGTAGTTTTCGATGTAGCGGCTAGCCAGGTACATGCCGAGCAGGCTGATCGGCAGGTTAATCAGGAAGATCCAGCGCCAATGAAAATAAGTGGTGATGAAGCCGCCCAGCGGCGGTCCGATGACCGGTCCCAGCTGGGATGGTATGGTGAGATAGCTGATGGCCTTGACCAGCTCGGTGCGCGGCACCGAACGGAAAATCACGATACGTCCGACCGGCACCATCATGGCGCCGCCGATGCCTTGCAGGAAGCGCGCAGCGACGAATGCTGCGAGCGAGCTTGAGGCTGCACACATCAGGGAACCGCACAAGAAGACCAGGATTGCAGAACGGAACACGGTACGCGCGCCAAAACGGTCGGCGACCCAACCGCTGATCGGGATGAATACACCGAGGCCGACCACGTATGAGGTGAGAGCCAGTTTCAGGGTAAGGGGATCTTGCCCGAGATCGTGTGCCAGCACCGGCAGCGAGGTGGCGATCACCGTCGCGTCCATGTTCTCCATGAACAGCGCGCAAGCGACAATTAGCGGGATGAGAAGAGTACGTTGCACTGCTGGCGACCGTTGGGTAAACAAAAAGACAGATGCAAGCAGTGTTGCATCTGTCTGGCGCTAGTTTACACCCAATCCCGAAAGTTGGCAGGATGTATGCGGCCGCATTCCGTCACATCGTCTGCGACATACAATCAGGCCAGCTTGCGTTGCCCCGGATCGTAGTAAAAACGTTCCTCTGCGATCTTGTCGCCACGCCACAGCTGATAAGCGATTTCTTCCAGCTGGAAACTGCGGCCGTCGTGAGCCACCAGTTCGAACAGCCAGTTGATCGCAACCCGGTCACCGTCGATCAGGAATGATTTGGCCCCAGCGTGCGAATTTCCTTGAGGGCAGCCAGCGCCTTCTGTTCTCCCGCCACCAGCAAGGCACGGCCTTTGCGCGGCGGCTCCTGATTTTCCTGCATACTGGCGTCCTCGGCATAGAACTCCTCGATCGCCTCCACATATTTACCCTGTACTACCAGCGCAATGAAACTTTCAACCAGCTCTCGGTGTGGCATGACATGTTTCCTTTGTGATGAAAAACCTAAAATGGCCCATTCGATTGCCTCAGCCTATCCGGCAGACCATCGTGCGGACCAAGCGGGACCTGTGGGACATCGGCCCAATACTGATCGCCGATGCGGGCGTTACGGTCGGGATGCAATGGATAGCGCACCTGGTTGTCGCACGAAAGCACTCACCCACCACCAGCATGCGCACATCGCTGTCGGTATTGTTGATGAAGGTGTGAGCGATGCCTGTCCCGGCAGGAAATCCGACAGCGTCGCCGGGCGCCAACCGATGCAGGTAGCCATCCAGCCACACATCGGGCGTGCCTTCGATCACATAGGCAAATTCCTCTTCGGTTTTTTCGGCGTGCGGCCAGGAAGTGCGGCGTCCCGGCTTCAGCAATTCATGATGGATGCCGATCCGGGTCAAGCCGAATGTCCGACCAAACGGCGAACCGATCGACATCAGTTCGGCACTGTCTGGATAGCTGGAATCATCGGCGCCACGAATTTCCTGCCAGTTCTTGATACACGCGGGTCGCGTCATGATGCCTCCCATTTGCCTCGATTGATTCTGACTCGCCCCCCTTTAATGGGAAAGCATGATCCGATATCCTACCGCAGTCTCGGTCAGCAGGTATTTAGGTTGCGCCGGGTCGTCTTCCAGCTTTTGCCGCAAATGTCCCATGTAAATTCGCAGATAGTGCCCACTCTCCGAATGCGACGGTCCCCACACCTCCTTGAGTAACTGCGGATTGGTGACGACGCGTCCGGCATTCGCCACCAGCACCGTCAGCAACCGATATTCGGTCGGCGTCAGGTGCACTTGCTGCTGTGCCTTGGTGACTAACCGTGCCTGCAGATCGAGCGTGACGTCGCCGAACCGGATCAAGCCATCCTCGCCGGCCAGCGGCTGATGCTGGCGGCGCAACGTGGCGCGCACCCGCGCCAGCAACTCGCCGACGCCGAACGGCTTGCTCAGGTAATCGTCGGCGCCGGCATCCAGCGCCCTGATCTTGTCGGCTTCGTTAACACGCGCCGACAATACGATGATCGGCACGCGCGACCATTTGCGCACATCCAGGATGAAATCAACGCCGTCGCCGTCCGGCAAGCCGAGATCGAGGATCACCAGATTCGGCTTGCGGGTGCCGCAATCGATCAAGCCGCGTTGCATGGTTTCGGCCTCGAAAATCTGCCAGCCTTCGCTCTCCAGGGCCGCGCGCACAAAACGCCGGATCTGCGGCTCGTCTTCCACCAGCAGTGCTATTGGTGTTGGTTGCATTGTCATGCTTTCTCCATGTTGCCGTCCTCGCCGGCATCGTCGCCGCCATCCGTTTCAGCCGCTGCCGGCGCGAAATCGCCTTCTTCCGGATCAGGCATGCTCGGCGGTGCGCCAAGAGGAATGGTAAAGACAAATTCGGCGCCCTTGCGTTGCTCTGCGTTGCCGCCTTTTTGATGACCGCTGTGAGCGTGGATGGTGCCGCCGTGGGCCTCGACGATGGCCCGACAAATGGCCAATCCCAGTCCCACTCCGGGCTTGGCCGATTCGCGCTCGCCGCGGGTGAATTTTTCAAATATCGCGTCTTCCATGCCGACCGGCAGACCTGGCCCGTCGTCGGCCACCGTCACCGCCAAAAATCGTCCGTTGACAACGGCGGCCAACACGATGTGAGAACCCGGCGCTGTGTACTTGGCGGCGTTTTCCAGCAAGTTGCATAGCACGCGTTCAATCAGCACCGCATCAAAACGAATCAGCGGCAGTTCATGCGCCACGCGTATTTCCACCGGGTGCCCAACCAACGCCGAGGCGCTGGCGCGCATCGCGCTGCCGACCACTTCCTCGAATGGCTGCCATTGCAAATTCAGCTTGACCTCGCCGCTCTGGATGCGCGCCATGTCCAACAGATTGGTCACCAGCGCACTCATGCGCAGCATCTCGCTGTGCAGCGCGGCAGCCAGCACCTCCTGGTTTTGCTGCAACGGCGGCTTCGACAGCAGCAGCGACTCCGACAAG
This DNA window, taken from Collimonas arenae, encodes the following:
- the cphA gene encoding cyanophycin synthetase, with amino-acid sequence MKNIEILRIMSLRGPNIWTYRSTLEAWIDIGELEDFPSNTLPGFNQRLTTWLPSLIEHRCSYGERGGFVQRLEDGTWPGHILEHVTLELQNLAGMPGGFGKARSTSVRGVYKVAVRARHEQVTRAALYAARDLVMAAIEDKPFDVPAAIGTLREMVDSRCLGPSTACIVEAADERRIPSFRLTEGNLVQLGHGIRQRRIWTAETDQTSAIAESISSDKDLTKSLLQACGVPVPEGQLVESAAEAWEAAEDIGLPVVVKPSDANHGRGVCIDLTTRAEIEAAYEIALREGSSVIVERFIRGNEHRLLIVGGRLAAAARGEPVSITGDGKSTILQLIDAQLNSDPRRGELEECPLSLVLLDQEPAARLELERQGYNGDSVPAAGKVVLIQRNGNVAIDVTDLVHPSVAAAASLAARVVGLDIAGVDLVTEDISRPLEEQRGAIVEVNAGPGLLMHLKPAEGSPRPVGKAIVEHLFAAADNGRIPIVGVTGTHGKTTVARLIAWQLHLSGNHVGLACGNGLYFAQRQVETGDCANWESAQRVLINRAVEAAVFENSHDTILSEGLVYDRCQVGVVTNIATSDSLPQYYIADAEEMVKVTRTQVDVVLPTGVAVLNAADPLVAPMASLCDGEVIFFGIDPALPVIAEHIAQDKRAVFIRNEQIMLAIGKNEMLLADITTVPLLVHRKEQFQIENVLAAVAAAWALDISHDLIRAGIETFELA
- a CDS encoding DUF1854 domain-containing protein; amino-acid sequence: MTTHDFTLSRNAFGKLVFTAANGDRFEGVVPVRAFPIGAPDDGIALVNADGQELAWIMRLSDLADDTRAMVEQELASREFMPEIQRIQRVSNYNAPCTWFVETNRGDASFTLKGEEDIRRIASTSLLIADNHGVQFLIRDTQALDKGSRKILDRFL
- the kdpE gene encoding two-component system response regulator KdpE; amino-acid sequence: MQPTPIALLVEDEPQIRRFVRAALESEGWQIFEAETMQRGLIDCGTRKPNLVILDLGLPDGDGVDFILDVRKWSRVPIIVLSARVNEADKIRALDAGADDYLSKPFGVGELLARVRATLRRQHQPLAGEDGLIRFGDVTLDLQARLVTKAQQQVHLTPTEYRLLTVLVANAGRVVTNPQLLKEVWGPSHSESGHYLRIYMGHLRQKLEDDPAQPKYLLTETAVGYRIMLSH
- a CDS encoding MFS transporter; this encodes MQRTLLIPLIVACALFMENMDATVIATSLPVLAHDLGQDPLTLKLALTSYVVGLGVFIPISGWVADRFGARTVFRSAILVFLCGSLMCAASSSLAAFVAARFLQGIGGAMMVPVGRIVIFRSVPRTELVKAISYLTIPSQLGPVIGPPLGGFITTYFHWRWIFLINLPISLLGMYLASRYIENYKSDDLQPLDMKGFVLSAVGSTLVMLGLSLIDGELLSTEWAFCMCLLGGLTLYIYLRHARREPFPLLDLRLLRIPTFRASVLGGSLFRIGLGAVPFLLPLALQVGFGMNAFHAGTITCASAFGAIFMKAIGTSVLRRYGFRSVLIWNAVLAGLALASYGLFTPTTPYLVMMAVVLLGGFFPSMQFTCLNTMAYADLDSADVSRATSLASVVQQISLGLGVTIGGLAVHLSSRLQGHETIVAADFWPAFVVIGLFSMASIPVTRRLPLNAGAALTGHKPA
- a CDS encoding ABC transporter ATP-binding protein, whose translation is MKSNPLSLNSHTGNYLSNTLPESLRADVTSQLAPQEEILAFLEVDLDASLHFTRGLVIVTNHRVLARMAKENAWRAWPYGPQLKLKHHDHAGVGSLELQDEQRQLACWRYTLGLNIDALRLIKVFEQQREDHLAGRSAQRQAQAVCPECQAPLPAGSDECLICPEKARAPSSTWALFRLARFAKPYKGMLLLGFILMLISTAATLVPPYLMGPLMDNVLIPYQNGKPINVYLVKLYLSGLLASALVAWSLGWARTYILALVSERIGANLRTTTYEHLLRLSQEYFGGKRTGDLMARIGSESDRICVFLSLHLLDFAIDVLMIIMTAVILFSINPWLALVTLIPLPFIAWMIHVVRDRLKHGFEKIDRIWAEVTNVLADTIPGIRVVKAFAQEKREAGRFREANQHNLLVNDRVNKIWSLFSPTVTLLTEVGLLVVWVFGIWQVSKNEITVGVLASFLAYISRFYTRLDSMSRIVSVTQKAAVGAKRIFEILDHVSSVPEPANPVHLEHVKGAIELRDIGFRYGNRAVMRGVSLSIKPGEMIGLVGHSGSGKSTLVNLICRFYDVSEGSIRLDGVDIRSMPISEYRRNIGLVLQEPFLFFGTIAENICYGKPDATREEIVAAARAAHAHEFILRLPQGYDSLVGERGQALSGGERQRISIARALLIDPRILIMDEATSSVDTTTEKEIQKALDNLVQGRTTIAIAHRLSTLRKADRLVVLDRGQIVEVGNHDELMLREGAYYRLYQAQLRNADGAEGAPQLVDEDSEENDESVA
- a CDS encoding pseudouridine synthase — its product is MTEPLRLSKRMSELGLCSRREADEWIARGWVRVDGVVVSELGSKVLPSQRISVERQAAAEQSKRVTILINKPVGYVSGQAEDGYQPAVALIKEANRWSEDRSPTMFHPTQLRSLVPAGRLDIDSVGLLVLTQDGRIAKHLIGEETSVDKEYLVRVRYTKGDKLPDADLRRLNHGLTLDGKRLKPAIVKWQNEDQLSFTLREGKKRQIRRMCDMVGLKVLGLKRVRIGGVKLGNLPEGQWRYLGADEQF